One Nostoc sp. UHCC 0302 DNA window includes the following coding sequences:
- a CDS encoding molybdopterin cofactor-binding domain-containing protein, whose translation MLEDLKFIVNSQSYRETCHPGTSLLSLLRQLGWFGVHRVCDSGDCGACTVWVNDTPIHSCIYPAMRVANQSVTTIEGLAQNGELATIQQAFLAAQGFQCGFCTPGMIMSAAKLPELSEDELRLALKGNLCRCTGYQAIIESIKRQVVTERTCTERSRSSRSEAGSRVETRHGASVGESIPKQDGAAIVTGKASYTADISPPGLLHLKLLRSPHPHALIRKIDTQKAKALPGVVAIFTHEDVPRIPYTTAGHAEPVPDPLDHYLLDNKVRFVGDRVAAVVAETPHIAEKACELIVVDYEILPHVIDPIQAMNNSGVVIHDEPESLQIPDRNRNIAGEIFLESGDLEQGFNQADLIVENTYQLPAVQHVHLEPHVTISWLEADGNLVVRSSTQVPFHCQRLLSQLFNLPQDKIRVYKAQIGGGFGNKQEILSEDLCVLATLRTGKPVQWEFTRKEEFTATNSRHAMTIRVKTGVKTDGTLVAQEMEVIGNTGAYGNHGQTVVFLSGYIPLGLYRCSNKRLQGFAVYTNTMPAGAFRGYGATQGTFAMECQIDEIAQKLNIDPLEIHLKNLIRPGDLITLGRTESHFNLIGSYAVTECWEKVTQSLGYIPGTPPRVEGSRRRGVGFAVSMQGSGLSKIHVAKVKLSLLPDGKYELKTGSVDVGTGSDTTLRQIAAEVLGVEVVDINIIAGDTQQTPFDAGSYASATIYISGQAVKLAAEKLVDNRETSVEVSYAADESTLTFAVQGVEVEVDIETGKVQVLRCVQAIDLGKAINPRICHGQATGGIAMGIGYALSEELLFNEQGCIINPTLREYRIPTAADIPPIEVILIEQADPYGPFGAKGVGEITTNCTAPAIANAIAHATGCRLRQLPMTPERVWQQLNDSPT comes from the coding sequence ATGCTGGAAGACTTAAAATTTATAGTTAATTCTCAATCTTATCGAGAAACTTGTCATCCTGGAACCAGCCTTTTAAGTTTATTACGTCAGCTTGGTTGGTTTGGTGTTCATCGTGTTTGTGATTCTGGTGATTGTGGTGCTTGTACAGTTTGGGTAAATGATACACCTATTCATAGTTGTATTTATCCAGCAATGCGTGTTGCTAATCAATCGGTAACTACTATTGAAGGACTTGCTCAGAACGGTGAACTTGCAACTATACAGCAAGCTTTTTTAGCAGCACAAGGCTTTCAATGTGGTTTTTGCACTCCGGGGATGATTATGAGTGCAGCCAAATTGCCAGAATTATCAGAAGATGAACTGCGTTTAGCTTTAAAAGGAAATCTCTGTCGCTGCACTGGATATCAAGCGATTATTGAAAGTATTAAAAGACAGGTGGTCACTGAGCGTACTTGTACTGAGCGTAGTCGAAGTAGTCGAAGTGAGGCAGGGAGCAGGGTAGAGACGCGACATGGCGCATCTGTAGGAGAAAGCATTCCTAAACAAGATGGTGCGGCAATTGTGACTGGTAAAGCATCTTACACGGCAGATATTTCACCACCTGGATTACTACATCTTAAGTTACTGCGATCGCCTCATCCTCACGCCCTGATTCGCAAAATTGACACGCAAAAAGCCAAAGCACTTCCTGGTGTGGTTGCCATTTTCACTCACGAAGATGTACCCAGGATACCTTACACCACCGCCGGACACGCAGAACCAGTACCCGATCCATTAGATCATTATTTATTAGATAATAAAGTAAGATTTGTAGGCGATCGCGTTGCTGCTGTAGTTGCAGAAACACCTCATATTGCCGAAAAAGCTTGTGAATTAATTGTTGTCGATTACGAAATCTTACCCCACGTTATCGACCCTATACAAGCAATGAATAATAGCGGGGTTGTAATTCATGATGAACCAGAATCATTACAAATCCCTGATAGAAATCGCAACATTGCCGGGGAAATATTTCTTGAATCTGGTGATTTAGAACAAGGATTTAACCAAGCAGATTTAATTGTTGAAAACACATACCAATTACCAGCAGTACAACACGTCCACCTCGAACCTCATGTAACTATTAGTTGGTTAGAAGCAGATGGGAATCTAGTTGTACGTTCTAGTACCCAAGTACCATTTCACTGCCAACGTTTACTTTCACAACTTTTCAATTTACCGCAAGATAAAATCCGGGTTTACAAAGCACAAATTGGTGGTGGATTTGGTAATAAACAAGAAATCTTATCAGAAGACTTATGTGTTTTAGCAACCTTGCGAACAGGTAAACCCGTGCAGTGGGAATTTACTAGAAAAGAGGAATTTACTGCTACTAACAGCCGCCATGCGATGACAATTCGGGTAAAAACTGGTGTGAAAACAGATGGTACACTTGTTGCCCAAGAAATGGAAGTAATTGGTAATACTGGTGCTTATGGAAATCATGGACAGACGGTGGTATTTTTATCAGGTTATATTCCTTTAGGTTTGTATCGTTGTTCAAATAAAAGATTACAAGGTTTTGCAGTTTACACAAATACAATGCCAGCGGGTGCATTTCGCGGTTATGGTGCAACACAAGGCACTTTTGCAATGGAATGCCAAATTGATGAAATTGCCCAAAAGCTCAATATTGACCCTTTAGAAATCCATTTAAAAAACTTGATACGTCCAGGGGATTTAATTACTTTAGGTAGGACAGAAAGCCACTTTAACTTAATTGGTAGCTACGCTGTTACTGAATGCTGGGAAAAAGTTACGCAATCACTTGGATATATTCCTGGTACACCACCGAGAGTAGAAGGTTCTCGCCGTCGTGGTGTAGGATTTGCCGTTTCGATGCAAGGAAGTGGCTTATCTAAAATCCACGTTGCTAAAGTCAAATTATCACTTTTACCTGATGGTAAATATGAATTGAAAACTGGTTCTGTAGATGTTGGTACTGGTTCAGATACTACTTTGCGGCAAATAGCAGCAGAAGTTTTAGGTGTAGAAGTTGTTGATATTAATATTATTGCTGGCGATACTCAACAAACACCTTTTGACGCGGGTTCTTATGCTTCAGCTACAATTTATATTTCTGGGCAAGCTGTGAAATTAGCCGCAGAAAAACTCGTCGACAATAGAGAAACCAGCGTTGAAGTTTCTTATGCAGCAGATGAATCTACATTAACTTTTGCTGTTCAAGGAGTAGAGGTAGAAGTTGATATAGAAACTGGTAAAGTTCAAGTTTTAAGATGTGTACAAGCGATTGATTTAGGTAAAGCAATTAATCCCCGAATTTGCCACGGACAAGCAACTGGTGGTATAGCGATGGGAATTGGTTATGCTTTAAGTGAAGAACTATTATTTAATGAACAAGGATGTATTATTAATCCCACATTGCGAGAATATCGCATCCCCACAGCGGCAGATATACCTCCAATAGAAGTAATTTTAATAGAACAAGCCGACCCTTACGGCCCCTTTGGTGCTAAAGGTGTAGGAGAAATCACTACTAATTGTACAGCGCCTGCCATTGCCAATGCGATCGCCCACGCTACAGGTTGTAGACTGCGCCAACTTCCCATGACACCCGAAAGAGTTTGGCAACAACTCAACGACTCTCCTACTTAA
- a CDS encoding FAD binding domain-containing protein, which yields MDLPNIETYLRLDDIQTLTNWSADYAWLAGGTWLFSEPQTHLKTLIDIQTLGWSEIEVNEDYLIIGATCPLVKLLEYPWLPEWTAAEGLKSAVTALAASLKVINVATVGGNICLALSVGTLAPVMVALGAIYEIWNIKGESHQVAAKDFQIGSRQTILQPGEILRRVLIPLSHLQWKVNYQRFSIAATDPALVIVVTARNEQQINCVISASIAAPLLWRFDNVEAPNFAFLQKLNFITDAKASSDYRREVTVVLIKRTLQ from the coding sequence ATGGATTTGCCAAACATTGAAACTTATTTACGTCTTGATGATATTCAAACTCTGACTAATTGGAGTGCAGACTATGCTTGGTTAGCAGGTGGAACATGGCTATTTTCGGAACCACAAACACATCTAAAAACACTGATAGATATCCAAACTTTAGGATGGTCAGAGATTGAGGTTAACGAAGATTATTTAATTATTGGAGCGACTTGTCCGTTAGTTAAGTTATTAGAATATCCCTGGTTACCAGAATGGACAGCCGCTGAGGGATTAAAAAGTGCAGTCACAGCGCTAGCAGCATCATTAAAAGTAATTAATGTCGCGACGGTAGGAGGTAATATTTGTCTAGCTTTATCTGTGGGAACTTTAGCGCCAGTAATGGTCGCATTAGGTGCAATTTATGAAATTTGGAATATTAAAGGAGAATCACATCAAGTTGCAGCGAAAGATTTTCAAATTGGTTCTCGCCAGACAATTTTACAACCAGGAGAAATATTAAGGCGGGTTTTAATCCCGTTGTCGCATCTACAATGGAAAGTTAATTATCAACGCTTTAGTATAGCGGCGACAGATCCTGCTTTGGTAATTGTAGTAACTGCTAGGAATGAACAACAGATAAATTGTGTGATTTCTGCTAGTATTGCTGCACCTTTACTGTGGAGATTTGACAATGTAGAAGCGCCAAATTTTGCATTTTTACAAAAGCTCAATTTTATTACAGATGCTAAAGCTAGTTCAGATTATCGGCGAGAAGTGACGGTAGTTTTAATCAAGCGCACACTACAATAA
- a CDS encoding ureidoglycolate lyase codes for MKNSQTQILKIPVIDADSENIKPYGYLLGDDVSKPGLGIPFYQGRVIEGENIDFTYRGTATFRTAKIMPGYPPILWLERHMHMTQMFIGLGQAPFIMVMAPPNHEHNENLPDLNQVKALRFPAGYGLLLHLGSWHDFPIACDRPVVILTANSDEVVAALSQMKTPDEMNQGDVYKISLPKRLGYEIQLDVAN; via the coding sequence ATGAAAAATTCACAAACCCAAATTTTAAAAATCCCTGTAATTGATGCCGACTCAGAAAACATCAAACCTTATGGATATTTATTAGGCGATGATGTCAGCAAACCAGGATTAGGAATTCCTTTTTATCAAGGAAGAGTCATAGAAGGCGAAAATATTGACTTTACCTACCGGGGAACGGCAACTTTTAGAACAGCAAAAATTATGCCAGGATATCCGCCGATTCTTTGGTTAGAACGCCATATGCACATGACTCAAATGTTTATCGGCTTAGGACAAGCACCATTTATTATGGTGATGGCTCCGCCAAATCATGAACATAACGAAAACTTGCCAGATTTAAATCAAGTTAAAGCGCTGCGGTTTCCGGCTGGTTATGGATTGTTGCTGCATCTTGGCTCTTGGCATGATTTTCCCATAGCGTGCGATCGCCCGGTTGTAATCTTGACAGCTAATTCTGATGAAGTCGTCGCTGCTTTAAGTCAAATGAAAACTCCAGATGAAATGAATCAAGGCGATGTTTATAAGATTTCGTTACCTAAACGTTTAGGTTATGAAATTCAATTAGATGTAGCTAATTAA